The following are encoded in a window of Onthophagus taurus isolate NC chromosome 3, IU_Otau_3.0, whole genome shotgun sequence genomic DNA:
- the LOC111417121 gene encoding KRAB-A domain-containing protein 2-like produces MDDNIQTDGTDFQDVNNMRINFNAQMKEYCNKSENVVKKPWTKATVEEVIREILDANNPEKKKTSRQYGLTRKYDTMEIGETRVLIKKRRSNEDPVVVMIPVEEYFDRLIQCHRATGHGGRDKMLFELKNKFYISRPAVEMFVSLCKMCNTKKSQQQRNIVVRPITTKDFNLRSQVDLIDFQSTPCRGYKWLMNYQDHATKFCAAEVAMELLKIFLDFGAPHILQSDNGREFTADVVKELSGIWADCKLVHRRPRHPQSQ; encoded by the coding sequence ATGGACGACAATATCCAAACTGATGGAACTGATTTCCAGGACGTAAATAACATGAGAATAAACTTTAATGCGCAAATGAAAGAATACTGCAATAAGAGTGAAAATGTCGTAAAGAAGCCTTGGACAAAAGCAACTGTGGAAGAAGTAATTCGAGAAATTTTGGATGCAAATAACCCTGAAAAAAAGAAGACTAGTAGACAATATGGATTAACCAGAAAATACGACACAATGGAAATTGGCGAAACAAGAGTTTTAATCAAGAAAAGAAGAAGTAATGAGGATCCTGTAGTAGTAATGATTCCGGTTGAAGAATACTTTGACAGACTTATTCAATGTCACCGTGCCACTGGACATGGAGGAAGAGATAAAATGctgtttgaattaaaaaataaattttacatttccaGACCAGCAGTTGAAATGTTTGTATCGCTTTGTAAAATGTGTAATACGAAGAAATCTCAACAACAACGTAATATTGTGGTAAGACCAATCACCACAAAAGATTTTAACCTTCGCAGTCAAGTTGATTTGATCGACTTTCAATCAACTCCATGTCGAGGATATAAATGGTTAATGAATTATCAAGATCATGCAACTAAATTTTGTGCTGCTGAAGTTGCAATGGAACtgctgaaaatatttttggatttcGGCGCACCGCACATTCTACAAAGCGACAACGGACGTGAATTTACAGCTGATGTGGTTAAAGAACTTTCTGGTATATGGGCTGATTGTAAACTAGTACATCGAAGACCTCGACATCCGCAATCACAGTGA
- the LOC139429306 gene encoding uncharacterized protein → MKIHKTCFQNVCSISDENDMYQCDICNRQENISSQRQKAHEGQKRAAEKMIENTGKNLKSVTVGNFVLLNVPKVDRGPLDAPNLIGKILKINNDVYQIGTKSGIIKTWFSRSDFQISGAQFVEDIPEEYISVRQAVANESMFGGQGYNTCKCTVSKTQCQTKKCVCRKAKQMCSSKCHKSLPCGNK, encoded by the coding sequence ATGAAGATTCATAAAACTTGTTTCCAAAACGTTTGCTCAATCTCCGATGAAAATGATATGTATCAATGCGATATTTGTAATAGACAAGAAAATATATCTTCACAACGTCAAAAAGCACACGAAGGTCAAAAACGAGCTGCagaaaaaatgattgaaaataccGGAAAGAACCTAAAATCGGTCACAGTTGGAAATTTTGTTCTATTAAATGTGCCGAAAGTCGACCGTGGCCCTTTAGACGCACCAAatttaattggaaaaattcttaaaattaataatgatgtTTATCAGATAGGAACAAAGAGTGGAATTATCAAAACATGGTTTTCTAGAAGTGACTTCCAAATTTCTGGCGCACAATTTGTTGAAGATATCCCCGAAGAATATATATCTGTTCGTCAAGCTGTAGCAAATGAGTCAATGTTTGGAGGTCAAGGCTATAATACCTGTAAGTGTACAGTGTCAAAAACCCAATGCCAAACAAAAAAGTGCGTGTGCAGGAAAGCAAAGCAAATGTGTTCATCAAAATGCCATAAGAGTTTACCATGTGgaaataagtga